One genomic region from Anabaena sp. PCC 7108 encodes:
- a CDS encoding DUF29 family protein, producing the protein MEELLTLKELLLQGNVQEALVIVEELEEMSRNDIIKTIRSYAVILLLHLIKQKAENRTTRSWEVSIRNSVREIQRENKRRKSGGYYLTKEELLETLEEAYLNAIDESSLEVKEGLYEPEELEKVVNKKEIIHHALSLILPGESN; encoded by the coding sequence ATGGAAGAATTATTAACCCTGAAAGAATTGCTTCTGCAAGGAAATGTCCAAGAAGCATTGGTGATAGTTGAAGAATTAGAAGAAATGAGTCGAAATGATATTATTAAGACAATTCGCAGTTATGCAGTAATTTTATTGTTGCACTTGATTAAACAAAAAGCCGAAAACCGAACAACTCGCTCTTGGGAAGTTTCAATTAGAAACTCAGTCCGAGAAATTCAACGCGAAAATAAACGTCGTAAATCTGGAGGTTATTATTTAACCAAAGAGGAGCTTTTAGAAACTTTAGAAGAAGCTTATTTAAACGCTATTGATGAATCTTCCCTAGAAGTAAAAGAAGGTTTGTATGAACCAGAAGAATTAGAAAAGGTAGTTAATAAAAAAGAAATTATTCATCATGCTTTAAGTCTAATATTACCAGGAGAATCAAATTAA
- a CDS encoding TlyA family RNA methyltransferase, which produces MVKQRLDTLLVDLGLCPSRQQAQRLIQAGEVTVNQQMIDKAGTEVDIKAQIQVKERPPFVSRGGEKLAKALEFFGIPVAGRMCLDGGISTGGFTDCLLQAGAIQVYGIDVGYGQVDWKIRTDERVILKERTNLRQLKPEDLYNENATLPDLAVVDVSFISLTKILPALWQLTQAPREAVLLVKPQFEVGKNRVGKKGVVRDSKDHADAIFQVLKTALELGWKYKGLTWSPITGPAGNIEFLLWLGMESETPAPDLEVIQEMTKQVVDEFIKK; this is translated from the coding sequence TTGGTCAAACAAAGACTCGATACGCTATTAGTAGATTTAGGTTTATGTCCCTCTCGTCAACAAGCACAACGGCTAATTCAAGCTGGGGAAGTGACAGTAAATCAACAGATGATTGATAAAGCTGGGACTGAAGTTGATATTAAAGCCCAAATTCAAGTTAAAGAACGTCCTCCTTTTGTTTCTCGTGGTGGTGAAAAACTCGCTAAAGCTTTAGAATTTTTTGGAATTCCTGTAGCTGGACGTATGTGTTTAGATGGGGGAATTTCTACAGGTGGTTTTACAGATTGTTTATTACAAGCTGGTGCAATTCAAGTTTATGGAATTGATGTTGGCTATGGACAAGTTGATTGGAAAATCAGAACTGATGAAAGAGTAATTTTAAAAGAACGGACAAATTTAAGACAGTTAAAACCAGAAGATTTATATAATGAAAATGCGACGCTTCCTGATTTAGCGGTGGTGGATGTTTCGTTTATTTCTTTAACTAAAATTTTACCTGCATTATGGCAATTAACGCAAGCACCCAGAGAGGCTGTATTGCTTGTGAAACCTCAATTTGAGGTCGGTAAAAATCGTGTAGGTAAGAAAGGTGTGGTGCGTGATTCAAAAGATCATGCTGATGCAATTTTTCAGGTATTAAAAACAGCTTTGGAGTTAGGTTGGAAATATAAAGGTTTAACTTGGTCTCCTATAACTGGGCCAGCCGGAAATATTGAATTTTTGCTGTGGTTGGGAATGGAAAGTGAGACACCAGCACCCGATTTAGAGGTGATTCAGGAAATGACTAAACAAGTAGTGGATGAGTTTATAAAAAAATGA
- a CDS encoding Calvin cycle protein CP12 produces the protein MTFLNEVLAASNTNKNSTKTIEQAILEAIAEARSTCDQNGSNSSNCAVAWDIVEELQAEKAHQKQAKHRKTALETYCEMYPDALECLIYDI, from the coding sequence ATGACATTTTTAAACGAAGTTTTAGCTGCTAGTAATACTAACAAAAATAGCACTAAAACTATTGAGCAAGCAATTCTTGAAGCAATTGCAGAAGCTCGTTCAACCTGTGATCAAAATGGAAGTAACTCCTCTAATTGTGCAGTAGCTTGGGATATTGTCGAAGAATTACAAGCTGAAAAGGCACATCAAAAACAAGCAAAACATCGTAAAACAGCCCTAGAAACCTACTGCGAAATGTATCCAGACGCATTAGAGTGTTTGATTTACGATATTTAA
- a CDS encoding GTP-binding protein — protein sequence MSQPNAVRNLQETHLNRARASLRQALSWYGYLRKSGQLSSNQKLAGLVKPEIEVLTTTLNKLDSNVVRIAAFGLVSRGKSAVLNSLLGEKILQTGPLNGVTQWPRSVRWKPGGKVLVELIDTPGLDEIEGEARAQMAREVARQADLILFVVSGDITRTEYQGLLELRQAQKPLILVFNKIDLYPDTDRKTIYKNLQLLGAGNLQQKPLLPDEIVMVAAEPASMEVRVEYPDGTVSYEWETPPPQVEELKQTILNILNREGRSLLALNALIQAREAEAVIASKTIDIREEEAEDIIWKFTKYKALAIGLNPIPILDILGGLITDLALIRSLARLYGLPMTSYEASKLLKTILFSSGGLLLGEIGSSLMLGLGNSTAAIVSGDSPVNITTFAGSAIAKLTGGIAQGGIAGYGAYTVGKAAQIYLEKGCTWGQLGADTVIQEILSQVDKNTILYRLRQELGGTFGDV from the coding sequence TTGTCTCAACCTAACGCAGTACGAAACCTGCAAGAAACCCATTTGAACCGCGCCCGTGCTAGTCTTAGACAGGCATTATCTTGGTATGGATATCTCCGCAAGTCAGGACAGCTATCATCAAACCAAAAATTAGCAGGTTTAGTAAAACCAGAAATAGAAGTTCTAACTACCACACTCAACAAGTTAGACTCCAACGTAGTCAGGATAGCTGCTTTTGGTTTAGTGAGTCGCGGAAAATCAGCAGTGTTGAATTCCTTGCTAGGTGAAAAAATTCTCCAAACTGGCCCTCTAAACGGAGTAACTCAATGGCCTCGTTCAGTACGCTGGAAACCAGGAGGAAAGGTATTAGTTGAATTAATTGATACTCCCGGATTAGACGAAATTGAAGGGGAAGCAAGGGCGCAAATGGCGAGAGAAGTAGCTCGTCAAGCAGATTTAATCTTGTTTGTTGTTTCTGGAGATATTACTAGAACTGAGTATCAAGGATTGCTCGAATTACGACAAGCCCAAAAACCACTGATTTTAGTTTTTAACAAAATCGATTTGTACCCAGATACAGACAGAAAGACCATTTACAAAAATTTACAACTATTGGGTGCAGGAAATCTTCAACAAAAACCTCTACTACCTGATGAAATTGTCATGGTAGCGGCTGAACCTGCATCAATGGAAGTTAGAGTAGAATACCCAGATGGAACTGTGAGTTATGAATGGGAAACACCACCACCGCAGGTTGAGGAACTGAAACAAACAATTCTGAATATACTTAATAGAGAAGGGCGATCGCTTTTAGCTTTAAATGCACTTATCCAAGCAAGGGAAGCAGAAGCAGTTATAGCTAGTAAAACCATTGATATTCGTGAAGAAGAAGCAGAAGATATCATTTGGAAATTTACTAAATATAAAGCTCTCGCTATTGGTTTAAATCCCATTCCTATTTTAGATATTCTTGGCGGTTTAATCACCGATTTAGCTTTGATTCGTTCTTTAGCTAGATTATATGGTTTACCCATGACAAGCTATGAAGCTAGTAAATTATTAAAAACCATTTTATTCAGTTCTGGTGGTTTATTGTTAGGAGAAATCGGCAGTAGTTTAATGTTAGGTTTAGGCAATAGTACCGCTGCTATAGTTAGTGGTGATAGTCCTGTGAATATTACTACTTTTGCTGGGAGTGCAATAGCAAAGCTCACCGGAGGTATCGCTCAAGGTGGAATTGCCGGTTATGGTGCTTATACTGTCGGTAAAGCCGCACAAATATATCTAGAAAAAGGCTGTACTTGGGGACAATTAGGCGCTGATACAGTTATTCAAGAAATTCTATCGCAGGTTGACAAAAATACAATTTTGTATCGTTTACGGCAAGAATTGGGTGGAACCTTTGGAGATGTTTAA
- a CDS encoding cobalamin-binding protein: MTHKNIRIVSLIPSATEIIATLGLSKAIVGRSHECDYPPEIANVPVCTQARLNSNAPSNAIDNDVNKILQSALSIYKIKFDVLEKLQPTHIITQDQCDICAVSLPEVEKAVTQLTHSSPQIISLQPNTLKDVWGDIERVGHAFDVDSVKILENLEARVRICNRKIQGLFITEMPTVACIEWTDPLMMAANWIPELINLAGGKTLFSVTGKPSAQLDWKTLVNTNPDVIIFMPCGFDLQKTHEEAKLLTQRPEWQKLHAAKTGRVFVTDGNAYFNRPGPRLADSVEILAEILHPDIFQYGYRGTGWEPL, from the coding sequence ATGACACATAAAAATATAAGAATTGTTTCTTTAATTCCTAGTGCGACGGAAATTATCGCCACACTGGGTTTGTCTAAAGCTATTGTAGGGCGATCTCATGAATGTGACTATCCCCCGGAAATAGCCAATGTACCTGTGTGTACTCAAGCACGTTTGAACAGCAATGCTCCCAGCAATGCTATTGACAATGATGTAAATAAAATATTGCAATCTGCTCTGAGTATTTATAAAATCAAGTTTGATGTTTTAGAGAAATTGCAGCCAACGCATATTATCACTCAAGATCAATGTGATATTTGTGCTGTAAGCTTACCAGAAGTTGAAAAAGCTGTCACTCAGCTTACCCACAGTTCACCGCAAATTATCTCTTTGCAGCCTAACACACTAAAGGATGTGTGGGGTGATATTGAACGAGTTGGTCACGCTTTTGATGTTGATTCAGTAAAAATACTGGAAAACTTAGAAGCAAGAGTTAGAATTTGTAACCGTAAAATTCAAGGGCTATTTATCACAGAAATGCCTACAGTCGCTTGTATTGAGTGGACTGATCCTTTAATGATGGCTGCAAATTGGATACCTGAGTTAATCAACTTAGCAGGTGGAAAAACCTTGTTTAGTGTTACGGGTAAACCTTCTGCACAGTTGGACTGGAAAACATTGGTTAATACTAACCCCGACGTAATTATTTTTATGCCTTGCGGTTTTGATTTACAAAAAACTCACGAAGAAGCAAAATTATTAACTCAACGTCCAGAATGGCAAAAACTGCACGCTGCTAAAACAGGTAGAGTGTTTGTGACCGACGGTAACGCTTACTTTAACCGTCCTGGTCCGCGACTGGCTGATTCTGTGGAAATTTTAGCAGAAATTTTGCACCCAGATATTTTTCAATATGGTTATAGAGGTACTGGGTGGGAGCCTTTATAA
- a CDS encoding bifunctional (p)ppGpp synthetase/guanosine-3',5'-bis(diphosphate) 3'-pyrophosphohydrolase, giving the protein MSSLLLNSSVDVSLPEWLKKCLRETSAKNTEPEIERSHSDMVLICRAFQFAYQLHQGQYRKSGEAYIAHPVAVAGLLRDLGGSPAMIAAGFLHDVVEDTEVTIEEIEEHFGAEVRQLVEGVTKLSKINFTSKTESQAENFRRMFLAMAKDIRVIVVKLADRLHNMRTLQYMSEASRRRSAQETRDIFAPLANRLGIWRVKWELEDLAFKYLEPEAFREIQQHVSEKRTAREEKLAKTTNVLRERLQQAGIQCLDISGRPKHLYSIYQKMHKQQKEFHEIYDLAALRIIVQTNEECYRALAVVHDAFRPIPGRFKDYIGLPKPNRYQSLHTGVIGLTGRPLEVQIRTVDMHHVAEYGIAAHWKYKETGGSTNNQLTGSDEKFTWLRQLLEWQSDLKDAQEYLDSVKDNLFEDDVYVFTPKGDVVPLSPGSTSIDFAYRIHTEVGNHCAGTRVNGRMVPLSTRLQNGDIVDVITQKNSHPSLDWLNFVRTSAAKYRIKQWYKRSRREENVARGRDLLEKELGKTGFDNLLKSDAMQTVAEKCNYHSVEDLLAGLGYGEITLNLVLNRWRDVVKADQPVADVIPFLPKESTSKTARDTPPTTSRASDSPIIGVEGLVYHVAGCCTPIPGEGIIGVVTRGRGISIHRQGCHNVDHVECERLVPVKWNSALENHGRPHTYPIDIQIETLDRVGILKDILSRLSDQGINVRHANVKTALGQPALMDLGIDIRDRSQLEHLFVQIKKMSDILNIRRVGQVEELQG; this is encoded by the coding sequence ATGAGCAGCTTACTTCTTAATTCTTCAGTTGATGTCAGTCTTCCGGAATGGCTTAAGAAATGTTTACGAGAAACATCAGCAAAAAACACCGAACCGGAAATTGAGCGATCGCATAGTGATATGGTTTTAATCTGTCGCGCTTTCCAATTTGCCTATCAACTCCATCAAGGGCAGTACCGTAAATCTGGAGAAGCATATATTGCCCATCCAGTCGCTGTAGCTGGTTTGCTGAGAGATTTGGGCGGCAGTCCTGCTATGATAGCAGCTGGATTTCTTCATGATGTAGTTGAAGATACAGAAGTTACAATTGAAGAAATAGAAGAGCATTTTGGGGCAGAAGTACGGCAATTGGTGGAGGGTGTCACCAAACTTTCTAAAATCAATTTCACTAGCAAAACTGAAAGCCAAGCTGAGAATTTCCGACGAATGTTTTTGGCAATGGCTAAAGATATTCGAGTAATTGTGGTGAAGTTGGCAGACCGTTTGCATAATATGCGAACCTTGCAGTATATGTCAGAAGCAAGCCGCCGCCGTAGCGCCCAGGAAACGCGAGATATCTTTGCGCCTTTAGCCAATCGTTTGGGAATATGGCGAGTTAAATGGGAATTGGAGGATTTGGCGTTTAAGTATTTGGAACCGGAGGCTTTTCGTGAAATTCAGCAGCACGTTTCTGAAAAACGAACAGCGCGGGAAGAAAAACTGGCTAAAACTACGAACGTTTTGCGGGAACGGTTGCAGCAAGCCGGAATCCAGTGTTTGGATATTAGTGGCCGCCCCAAACATCTTTATAGCATTTATCAAAAAATGCATAAGCAGCAAAAAGAATTTCATGAAATTTATGATTTGGCAGCGCTGCGAATAATTGTGCAAACTAATGAGGAATGCTATCGGGCTTTGGCTGTGGTTCATGATGCTTTTCGCCCCATTCCTGGCAGGTTTAAAGACTATATTGGATTGCCTAAACCGAACCGTTACCAGTCGTTGCATACTGGGGTAATTGGTTTGACCGGTCGCCCTTTGGAAGTGCAAATTCGGACTGTGGATATGCATCATGTTGCTGAATATGGGATTGCAGCACATTGGAAGTATAAAGAAACAGGTGGTTCCACTAATAACCAATTAACGGGTTCAGATGAAAAGTTTACTTGGTTACGGCAATTGCTGGAATGGCAAAGTGATCTAAAAGACGCGCAAGAATATTTAGATAGTGTTAAAGACAATCTATTTGAAGATGATGTTTATGTCTTCACCCCTAAGGGGGATGTGGTTCCTCTAAGTCCCGGTTCTACGAGTATAGATTTTGCTTATCGAATTCATACAGAGGTAGGGAACCATTGTGCAGGTACGCGGGTGAATGGGCGGATGGTGCCATTATCAACAAGGTTGCAAAATGGGGATATTGTTGATGTTATTACTCAAAAGAATAGCCATCCTAGTTTGGATTGGTTAAATTTTGTCAGGACTTCGGCGGCGAAATATAGAATTAAACAATGGTACAAGCGATCGCGCCGAGAAGAAAATGTGGCGCGGGGAAGAGATTTATTAGAAAAGGAACTTGGTAAAACTGGTTTTGATAATTTGCTGAAATCTGATGCGATGCAGACTGTCGCCGAAAAGTGTAATTATCACAGTGTTGAAGATTTACTCGCGGGTTTAGGTTATGGAGAAATTACTTTAAACCTAGTATTAAATCGCTGGCGAGATGTGGTGAAAGCAGATCAACCGGTGGCTGATGTTATCCCGTTTTTACCCAAGGAATCAACATCAAAAACTGCACGGGATACGCCACCAACTACTTCCCGTGCTAGTGATTCACCAATTATTGGCGTAGAAGGCTTAGTTTATCATGTGGCTGGTTGTTGTACGCCGATTCCTGGGGAAGGGATTATTGGTGTGGTGACAAGGGGAAGGGGTATATCTATCCATCGTCAAGGCTGTCATAATGTGGATCATGTGGAATGTGAACGCTTAGTCCCAGTGAAATGGAACTCAGCTTTAGAAAATCACGGCCGTCCTCACACTTACCCTATTGATATTCAAATTGAGACACTTGATAGAGTGGGAATATTAAAAGATATTTTATCGCGGTTGAGTGATCAAGGTATCAATGTGCGTCATGCAAATGTGAAAACTGCTTTGGGACAACCGGCTTTAATGGATTTGGGTATTGATATCCGCGATCGCTCACAATTAGAACACTTATTTGTACAAATTAAGAAAATGAGTGATATTCTTAACATCCGTCGTGTAGGCCAAGTTGAAGAGTTACAAGGCTAA
- the patD gene encoding heterocyst frequency control protein PatD: MSLNLDKYQEFATFLEQLRSDVNKNQVDAPTLRQRLGALHQFFIQQIVPLGDVEYREQSYQTEMSKQLRLLEIDVMFFQGAKQSATAQARLKTIEERLTTLIRYCHAIIQPEQKGEK; the protein is encoded by the coding sequence ATGTCTCTAAATCTTGATAAATATCAGGAATTTGCAACATTTCTAGAGCAACTACGCTCTGATGTTAACAAAAATCAAGTAGATGCTCCTACCCTAAGGCAGCGTTTAGGCGCTTTGCATCAATTTTTTATCCAACAAATTGTGCCTTTAGGCGATGTAGAATATCGAGAGCAGTCTTACCAAACTGAAATGAGTAAGCAACTGCGTCTTCTGGAAATAGATGTGATGTTTTTCCAAGGTGCAAAGCAGTCAGCAACAGCACAAGCTAGGCTTAAAACTATTGAAGAACGCTTAACAACTTTAATTAGATATTGTCATGCCATAATCCAACCAGAGCAGAAGGGGGAAAAATAA